Below is a window of Candidatus Cloacimonadota bacterium DNA.
CGCCCGCGGCGGGATCGCAGGCCAGAAATACGTCCAGCGGTCCGTCCACCACGCAGTTCCTGATCTGGCCCCGCTGGGCCATTTTGGCGATGAGGGCACTGTGCAGGGTGCTTTCCATGCCCGGGGAAACCTTTTCGGTGGCACAGATGAGGGCCACCTTGGGTTTTTCGATGCCGAAGCGGCGGGCCATCGCCACGCTGTAGTTCACCATGGCGATCTTTTGCTCCAGGTCCGGCTGGGGCAGCACCGCCGTGTCGCTGATGAAGAGGAGCTTGTTATGCTTGGGCAATTCCAGCGCGCAGACGTAGCTCATCACCGCCTTGGGCGGCAGCAGTCCCTTTTCCTTGTTCAGCACGGCTTTCAGGAACTTGTCCGTGCCCACCAGGCCTTTCATCAGCGCGTCGGCTTCCCCGCTGCGCGTCATTCTCACCGCTTCGGTGGCGGCTGCGCCCGGATCGGGCACGTTTCTGATCTCGAACAGGCTGGGGTCGATCCCCTCGGCGGCGCAGACAGCTGCGATTTTTTGGGCATCGCCCAGCAGAAAGCCCAGGGCGAAACCTTCAGACACGGCTCTGGCGATGGAGGAGAGGGTGTTCGGGTCCTCCGCGGCGGCCACGGCGATGCGGGTTTTGCCGCCCAGCCCGCGCACGTGGCTGGCCAGCTCTTCCAAAGAGCGGATGGGGTTCATGGCTGTCCCGCTCCGGCCAGCAGCGCGGCAAGGGCGATGGAATAGAGTTTGGAGCGTTCGCTGTCACCCCTGGAGGTGAGCACGCAGGGCACCCGGGCGCCCATCACCACGGCGCAGAGTTCGCTGTCCATCAGTTTCACCACGGATTTGTAGAAACAGTTTCCGGCCTCGATGTTGGGAAAGAGGATGCAGTCGGCGTCGCCGCAAACTTCGCTCTGCACGCCTTTGATCAGCGCGCTTTCCTTGTCCACGATGAGGTCGAAGCCCAGCGGTCCTTCCACTATCGCGCCTTTGATCTGCCCGCGCTGGGCCATCTTGGCGATGAGGGCGCCGTCGGCGCAGGAGGGTATCTTGGGCAAAGTTTGTTCCGAAGCGGCTTGGAGCCCCACCTTGGGTCTTTCGATGCCCAAAAAATGCGCCGTGCGGATCAGATAGTTCGTGATGGCCACTTTCTGTGCCAGATCCGGCAGCGGAATGATGGCCACGTCGCCGAAGATCAGCAGTTTGTGGTAGCTTTTGGGTTCCGCCACGGTCACGTGGGCCAGGATGGCGCCGTTTTCCATCAGGCCGCGTTCCTTGTTCAGGATGGCCTTCATGTAGCGGTCGGTGCTCAGCAGGCCTTTCATCAGAAAATCC
It encodes the following:
- a CDS encoding phosphate acetyltransferase — protein: MNPIRSLEELASHVRGLGGKTRIAVAAAEDPNTLSSIARAVSEGFALGFLLGDAQKIAAVCAAEGIDPSLFEIRNVPDPGAAATEAVRMTRSGEADALMKGLVGTDKFLKAVLNKEKGLLPPKAVMSYVCALELPKHNKLLFISDTAVLPQPDLEQKIAMVNYSVAMARRFGIEKPKVALICATEKVSPGMESTLHSALIAKMAQRGQIRNCVVDGPLDVFLACDPAAGEIKGVDSPIAGEADILIFPSLESANSFYKGLMLFAGGELAGLIQGTVKPVVVMSRSESAASKYYCVALSCLMAGEK
- a CDS encoding phosphate butyryltransferase; this encodes MQITKLDQMFEILKPRPNKRLVAAWAVDAHTICAVHQAVEMDLVEGILVGDEKLIRRVCEAEKIDPSVFRIVPSSSDNAAAKAVDMINSGEGDFLMKGLLSTDRYMKAILNKERGLMENGAILAHVTVAEPKSYHKLLIFGDVAIIPLPDLAQKVAITNYLIRTAHFLGIERPKVGLQAASEQTLPKIPSCADGALIAKMAQRGQIKGAIVEGPLGFDLIVDKESALIKGVQSEVCGDADCILFPNIEAGNCFYKSVVKLMDSELCAVVMGARVPCVLTSRGDSERSKLYSIALAALLAGAGQP